The following coding sequences lie in one Haladaptatus sp. DJG-WS-42 genomic window:
- a CDS encoding HTR-like protein: MKRIPFGIPRLDSIIDGGAPAGSVVLLSGEAGAGAREFMYTSAVMNGLANGDTELFDLYYGDVQPETVFPDEVHYLSFTADEAQLTREIGLTIDEEIVEQSVEAITFHDLSDEYFNESQVPREWYAEKALTIEGLGSSHDSEGVLTAFSNCLDRVASGNLVVIDSLTDLVNTVSDERQWADITLIIKGLQKAAFQWEGLILLYINAETVQPEEHEQLVEATDGTMEFTWETGGSSRARTMFVKQFRGILPRIEAENIVRFETEINDSGFDISNVQKIR; this comes from the coding sequence ATGAAGCGCATCCCCTTTGGCATCCCGCGGCTCGACTCCATCATCGACGGTGGCGCACCCGCAGGGAGCGTTGTCTTGCTGTCTGGTGAAGCAGGCGCAGGGGCACGAGAGTTCATGTACACGAGCGCCGTGATGAACGGGCTCGCAAACGGTGATACGGAACTGTTCGACCTCTACTATGGCGACGTCCAACCGGAGACGGTGTTTCCAGACGAAGTTCACTATCTGTCCTTTACTGCAGACGAAGCCCAACTCACCCGTGAGATTGGGCTGACTATTGACGAAGAAATCGTCGAACAAAGCGTCGAGGCAATCACGTTCCACGACCTCTCAGACGAGTATTTCAACGAGAGTCAGGTGCCGAGAGAGTGGTACGCAGAGAAAGCACTCACAATCGAAGGTCTCGGCTCGTCGCACGACTCAGAAGGCGTGCTCACCGCCTTTTCGAACTGTCTCGACCGCGTCGCAAGCGGCAACCTCGTTGTCATCGACTCGCTCACCGACCTCGTAAACACCGTCTCCGATGAGCGCCAGTGGGCTGACATCACGCTGATTATTAAAGGTCTCCAGAAGGCTGCGTTCCAGTGGGAGGGGCTCATCTTGCTCTACATCAACGCGGAGACGGTTCAGCCAGAAGAGCACGAACAACTGGTCGAAGCGACTGATGGGACGATGGAATTTACGTGGGAAACCGGCGGGTCGAGTCGGGCGCGAACCATGTTCGTCAAACAGTTCCGCGGCATCCTCCCGCGTATCGAGGCAGAAAATATCGTTCGGTTCGAAACCGAAATTAATGACTCCGGGTTCGATATTAGTAATGTGCAGAAAATCAGATAA
- a CDS encoding transcription factor S, translating into MQFCDECGSMMHADGDEMVCKSCGARVPKDKAAAKSFVSTEKQTFDDVIETSEEAADEGKPTAKEECKKCGHDRAWYTIKQTGSADEPPTRFFKCMECGHRWRGYS; encoded by the coding sequence ATGCAATTCTGCGACGAGTGTGGCTCCATGATGCACGCAGACGGCGACGAGATGGTGTGCAAGAGCTGTGGCGCGCGCGTGCCAAAGGACAAAGCGGCCGCAAAGAGCTTCGTCAGCACCGAAAAGCAGACCTTCGACGACGTCATCGAGACCAGCGAAGAGGCCGCAGACGAGGGGAAACCAACCGCCAAAGAAGAGTGCAAAAAGTGCGGCCACGACCGGGCGTGGTACACCATCAAGCAGACCGGGTCTGCGGACGAGCCGCCGACGCGCTTTTTCAAGTGTATGGAGTGTGGGCATCGGTGGCGAGGGTATAGCTGA
- a CDS encoding CBS domain-containing protein, translating into MSSKDKVMVRDVMSTPLETISKGATVMEAAKQMREKDINALVVETTPRAIISSTDVLDAVADGRDISTLTVADVMTTNVETATPTLYMEEVAAMMTSYGIKHLPVVDGDYVGMVSSTDVMAYLS; encoded by the coding sequence ATGAGTTCTAAAGATAAGGTGATGGTCAGAGACGTGATGTCCACACCGCTTGAGACGATTTCGAAGGGTGCAACGGTAATGGAAGCCGCCAAACAGATGCGTGAAAAAGACATCAACGCACTGGTCGTCGAGACCACGCCACGAGCGATTATCAGCAGTACGGACGTGCTCGACGCCGTTGCCGACGGCCGTGACATCTCGACGCTGACCGTGGCTGACGTGATGACCACCAACGTCGAAACTGCCACGCCAACCCTCTACATGGAGGAGGTCGCCGCGATGATGACCAGTTACGGTATCAAACACCTCCCGGTCGTTGACGGTGACTACGTCGGGATGGTTTCCTCGACCGACGTCATGGCCTACCTCTCGTAA
- a CDS encoding ZIP family metal transporter, with product MSQPGVSAPARTYVGYAGVLAFIVLSGLAVTAGLWKVLTIGWVAFAAMAGAAIPGKRAAASKHAGRLVWGYGLAAGAMVTSAAVFLLPQAFGFDPKIGGFGVAAGILLGFASHTVGHRLAHLDLPFDATTAHLTAHSLTAGIIIGVVYATLPELGLVLGLAIVSHKGPAGYAAARRLAANDKSTSIILLPAAGVGITAILSGLVAFPESAQLNAAVFGFAAGIFLHIAMDFLPRCEVGGEVGEVAKLTDDAHALLDRLRVHAVISTSLGAFAVLLAWLAVA from the coding sequence ATGTCTCAGCCCGGAGTTTCCGCGCCCGCTCGAACCTACGTCGGGTACGCGGGCGTGCTCGCGTTTATCGTCCTCTCAGGGCTCGCCGTCACGGCGGGCCTCTGGAAGGTGCTCACTATCGGGTGGGTTGCCTTCGCCGCAATGGCCGGTGCCGCAATCCCGGGCAAGCGCGCTGCCGCCTCGAAACACGCCGGTCGCCTCGTCTGGGGCTACGGCCTCGCCGCAGGCGCGATGGTCACGAGCGCCGCCGTCTTTCTCCTGCCCCAAGCGTTCGGCTTCGACCCCAAGATTGGTGGCTTCGGTGTCGCCGCGGGCATCCTCCTCGGCTTCGCGTCCCACACCGTCGGCCACCGCCTCGCCCACCTTGACCTGCCCTTCGACGCGACCACGGCCCACCTAACCGCCCACTCGCTCACCGCGGGCATCATCATCGGCGTCGTCTACGCGACGCTCCCCGAACTCGGCCTCGTCCTCGGCCTCGCCATCGTCTCGCACAAAGGCCCAGCAGGCTACGCCGCCGCTCGCCGCCTTGCGGCAAACGACAAGTCCACCTCGATTATCCTGCTCCCCGCCGCAGGCGTCGGCATCACGGCCATCCTCTCGGGACTCGTTGCCTTCCCCGAGTCCGCCCAACTCAACGCCGCCGTGTTCGGGTTCGCCGCCGGAATTTTCCTCCACATCGCCATGGACTTTCTGCCCCGGTGTGAGGTCGGCGGCGAAGTCGGCGAAGTTGCGAAACTCACCGACGACGCCCACGCCCTGCTCGACCGCTTGCGGGTACATGCCGTCATCAGCACCTCACTCGGTGCGTTCGCGGTGCTCCTCGCGTGGCTGGCCGTTGCATAA
- a CDS encoding SDR family oxidoreductase has product MQEYTAVITGATHGIGKAVAHTFATEGAHVVAAGRDADALSALVDELDATAGDVTTQRADVRDEFDVEFLMETAARVNGNIDLVVANAGVYHGAPGETPLTHESYAAFDDHLRTNARGVFSTIREALPHLADDARILVTSGSVAREYTPGYGSYAISKATAEALVFGFAAELDHPVGIVDPGAVETDLAGSGRAPETVAPMFYWAATECPAEAVDGKIVGLGDWKRATR; this is encoded by the coding sequence ATGCAAGAGTACACGGCGGTCATCACCGGCGCGACCCACGGCATCGGGAAGGCAGTCGCCCACACATTTGCCACCGAAGGCGCACACGTGGTCGCCGCCGGACGCGACGCAGACGCGCTCTCGGCTCTTGTCGATGAACTCGACGCAACAGCAGGCGACGTGACCACGCAGCGAGCAGACGTGCGCGACGAGTTCGACGTGGAGTTCCTGATGGAGACCGCTGCCCGGGTGAACGGCAACATCGACCTCGTCGTCGCGAACGCCGGGGTGTATCACGGTGCTCCCGGCGAAACGCCGCTCACCCACGAGTCCTACGCCGCCTTCGATGACCATCTCCGGACGAACGCCCGCGGCGTGTTCTCGACCATCCGCGAAGCCCTTCCGCACCTCGCAGACGACGCCCGCATCCTCGTCACCTCGGGGTCGGTCGCGCGCGAGTACACACCGGGATACGGAAGCTACGCCATCTCCAAGGCAACCGCCGAAGCCCTCGTGTTTGGATTTGCCGCCGAACTCGACCACCCCGTGGGAATCGTCGACCCCGGCGCGGTCGAAACCGACCTCGCAGGCAGCGGACGGGCACCCGAAACGGTCGCGCCGATGTTCTACTGGGCCGCAACCGAATGCCCGGCAGAAGCTGTAGACGGGAAAATCGTCGGCCTCGGCGACTGGAAGCGCGCAACCCGGTGA
- the crtI gene encoding phytoene desaturase family protein, translated as MSPDSRQSVVVIGGGVGGLSTACYLASADFDVTVLEKNEQLGGRASRLTEDGFHFDMGPSWYLMPDVFERFFRHFGKLPSEYYELDRLDPHYRIFFKDGDKVDITPDREQVKDVFDSYEPGAGAQLDAYLEESKRNYEVAMNEFVYKDRPNLRDWVDPSVLKAAPIGLNLIGSMQDHVEDYFEHPKLQQIMQYTLVFLGGSPKNTPALYNMMSHVDFNLGVYYPEGGIGAVIDGIVELAEELGVKFVTDCEVTEVTRRREGFLVETTQDEYHPDLVVSDADYAHTEQDLLPEHERQYSADYWEDRTYAPSAFLLYLGVEGDVEELAHHTLVLPEDWNPHFEQIFDRPAWPDNPAYYLCVPSKTDDTVAPAGHSNLFALVPIAAGLTDTPKLRRQYRAKILDDIETNTGVRLHDRIVFEKSFCVRDFASRYNSTQGTALGLAHTLRQTALLRPPHRSKKVSGLYFTGSFTTPGIGVPMCLISGEHAANAVIHDSPL; from the coding sequence ATGAGTCCAGACTCGCGCCAGTCGGTCGTCGTCATCGGTGGCGGCGTCGGCGGCCTTTCGACTGCGTGCTACCTCGCTTCTGCTGACTTCGACGTCACGGTTTTAGAAAAGAACGAACAACTCGGTGGCAGAGCCAGTCGCCTCACCGAAGACGGCTTTCACTTCGACATGGGGCCGTCGTGGTACCTCATGCCCGACGTGTTCGAGCGATTCTTCCGTCACTTCGGCAAACTTCCCTCCGAGTACTACGAACTCGACCGCCTCGACCCACACTACCGGATTTTCTTCAAAGACGGCGACAAGGTGGACATCACGCCCGACCGCGAGCAGGTGAAAGACGTGTTCGACTCGTACGAACCCGGCGCGGGCGCACAGCTCGACGCCTACTTAGAAGAAAGCAAGCGCAACTACGAGGTTGCGATGAACGAGTTTGTCTACAAAGACCGCCCGAACCTCCGCGACTGGGTTGACCCGTCCGTGCTCAAGGCTGCGCCAATCGGCCTCAACCTCATCGGCTCGATGCAAGATCACGTCGAGGACTACTTCGAGCACCCGAAACTCCAGCAGATAATGCAGTACACGCTCGTGTTCCTCGGTGGCTCGCCGAAGAACACGCCCGCGCTCTACAACATGATGAGCCACGTCGATTTCAACCTCGGCGTCTACTACCCCGAAGGCGGCATTGGCGCAGTCATAGACGGCATCGTCGAACTCGCCGAAGAACTCGGGGTGAAGTTCGTCACCGACTGCGAGGTGACGGAAGTGACCCGCCGTCGCGAAGGCTTCCTCGTCGAAACGACACAGGACGAGTATCACCCAGACCTCGTCGTCTCGGACGCCGACTACGCCCACACGGAACAAGACCTGCTCCCCGAACACGAACGCCAGTACTCGGCCGATTATTGGGAGGATAGAACCTACGCCCCCTCCGCGTTCTTGCTCTACCTCGGCGTCGAAGGCGACGTAGAGGAACTCGCCCACCACACGCTCGTGCTCCCTGAAGACTGGAACCCACACTTCGAGCAAATCTTCGACCGGCCTGCGTGGCCGGACAACCCCGCGTACTACCTCTGTGTCCCCTCGAAAACGGACGACACCGTGGCTCCTGCGGGTCACAGCAACCTGTTTGCGCTCGTCCCCATCGCCGCCGGACTGACCGACACGCCGAAACTCCGCCGCCAATACCGCGCGAAAATCCTCGACGACATCGAAACGAACACCGGCGTCCGCCTCCACGACCGCATCGTCTTCGAAAAGTCGTTCTGCGTGCGCGACTTCGCAAGCCGGTACAACAGCACGCAAGGAACCGCACTCGGTCTCGCTCACACGCTCAGACAGACCGCCCTGCTCCGCCCGCCACACCGCTCGAAGAAGGTGAGCGGCCTCTACTTCACTGGGTCGTTTACCACCCCCGGCATCGGCGTCCCAATGTGTCTCATCAGCGGCGAACACGCCGCGAACGCCGTCATTCACGATTCGCCGCTATGA
- a CDS encoding prenyltransferase has translation MRTSTLSRATDVLTNALPGASTLSGYLLRLSRPRFWFYLAGPVIVGAAYGAGSLDALFAPLSVALFVYFLLPANVFLYGVNDIFDREVDVENPKKENKEVRYSGDRGVLAAILVSGLLGLVFVPFLPLLALAVLAVYYFLAVEYSAPPFRFKTTPLLDSLSNGLYILPAVVTYTALAGDLPPTLAIVGGWLWTMGMHTFSAIPDIEPDRAAGIRTTATALGQRLTYVYCAACWFVAAIAFALVHPLLGALLALYPLLVFGIVVAGVGVNRAYWWYPAVNTVVGMVLTLGGLWRFVGGV, from the coding sequence ATGAGAACTTCGACGCTTTCGCGCGCGACCGACGTGCTCACCAACGCGCTCCCCGGAGCGTCCACGCTGAGTGGCTACCTCCTCAGACTCTCGCGGCCGCGATTCTGGTTCTACCTCGCCGGACCGGTCATCGTCGGGGCGGCCTACGGCGCAGGCTCGCTCGACGCGTTGTTCGCGCCGCTTAGCGTCGCCCTCTTCGTGTATTTCCTGCTCCCGGCGAACGTGTTTCTGTACGGTGTAAACGACATCTTCGACCGCGAGGTGGACGTTGAAAACCCGAAAAAAGAGAACAAGGAAGTCAGGTACTCGGGCGACCGTGGCGTGCTGGCCGCGATTCTCGTCTCGGGGCTGCTTGGACTCGTTTTCGTCCCGTTCCTCCCGCTGCTCGCACTCGCCGTCCTCGCAGTGTACTACTTCCTCGCCGTCGAGTACAGCGCGCCGCCGTTCCGGTTCAAGACGACGCCCTTGCTCGATTCGCTCTCGAACGGGCTGTACATCCTGCCCGCCGTCGTCACGTACACCGCACTCGCGGGCGACCTGCCGCCAACCCTCGCCATCGTGGGCGGGTGGCTCTGGACGATGGGGATGCACACCTTCTCTGCGATTCCCGACATCGAACCAGATCGTGCGGCAGGCATCCGGACGACGGCGACCGCGCTCGGCCAGCGGCTAACCTACGTGTACTGTGCAGCCTGCTGGTTTGTGGCGGCCATCGCGTTCGCGCTCGTCCATCCCCTGCTCGGTGCGCTGCTCGCGCTCTATCCGCTGCTCGTGTTCGGTATCGTTGTAGCTGGGGTGGGTGTCAACCGCGCCTACTGGTGGTATCCCGCCGTCAACACCGTCGTTGGGATGGTGCTCACCCTCGGCGGTCTCTGGAGGTTCGTCGGTGGCGTCTGA
- the cruF gene encoding bisanhydrobacterioruberin hydratase: MASEVSKRLDALVHANRFTIAVVFPLVGTFLLILGSEGYVPQELALNPFLLVAATFVMRLPLIAGLTPLVTRRATVALVALATFTYAVELVGVRTGLPYGEFSYQLALGPMLFGEVPLALPIFYFPLLLNSYLLGLLLLGPRATTRLRRILAGICIVLVMDLVLDPAAVDLGFWAYVGGGAYYDVPLSNYLGWVFSATIAVSLIELGFHADRVKNRLDTCSFMLDDLVSFAILWGVINGYFGNWIPAALAAGFALILLRLDRFDFAVGPVVRSQKSKHS, from the coding sequence GTGGCGTCTGAGGTGTCGAAGCGACTCGACGCGCTCGTCCACGCAAATCGGTTCACGATTGCCGTCGTCTTCCCGCTCGTTGGAACCTTCCTGCTCATCCTCGGAAGCGAGGGCTACGTCCCGCAGGAACTCGCGCTCAATCCGTTCTTGCTCGTCGCGGCGACGTTCGTGATGCGCCTGCCGCTCATCGCCGGGTTGACGCCGCTTGTGACTCGCCGGGCGACCGTTGCGCTCGTCGCACTCGCCACCTTCACCTACGCCGTCGAACTCGTCGGCGTCAGAACGGGACTACCCTACGGCGAGTTTTCGTATCAACTCGCGCTCGGGCCGATGCTGTTCGGCGAAGTCCCTCTCGCGCTGCCCATCTTCTACTTTCCACTGCTACTCAACAGCTATCTGCTCGGATTGCTCCTGCTTGGGCCGCGCGCAACCACTCGCCTCCGTCGGATTCTTGCAGGTATCTGCATCGTCCTCGTGATGGATCTCGTACTCGACCCGGCCGCCGTTGACCTCGGCTTCTGGGCGTACGTCGGCGGTGGCGCGTACTACGACGTGCCGCTCTCGAACTACCTTGGATGGGTGTTCTCCGCCACCATTGCAGTGTCACTCATCGAACTGGGCTTCCATGCAGACCGGGTGAAAAACCGACTCGACACCTGCTCGTTCATGCTCGACGACCTCGTGAGCTTCGCCATCCTGTGGGGGGTCATCAATGGCTACTTCGGCAACTGGATTCCCGCCGCACTGGCCGCTGGGTTCGCGCTCATCTTGCTCCGACTCGACCGCTTTGACTTCGCGGTTGGCCCGGTCGTCAGGTCACAAAAATCGAAACACAGCTAG
- a CDS encoding phytoene/squalene synthase family protein, whose product MVHRHSIAKSKAIHRRTGKTFYYATKLLPKRIRHATYVLYAFFRIADEVVDSENDLTPDAQRRRLETLRDEVLGRRETDDPVLLAFRDLCTTYDIPDTEVEAFIDAMCADIEKDRYATYDELETYMRGSAAAVGRMMTCVMQPEEPDRALPHATRLGEAFQLTNFLRDVGEDIVDRDRIYLPKTTLDTFGVSETQIERREFTPEFADAISSELTRAEELYREGVAGIRYLPEDSQFAILLSAILYADHHRLIREQGMDTLTQTPSLSAVRKLRLIAETRWQWLWNSDPEAVFEKVSTAGTTQSRPPEPTGTPTQAR is encoded by the coding sequence ATGGTACACCGCCACTCTATAGCCAAAAGTAAGGCCATCCACCGTCGGACTGGCAAGACGTTCTACTATGCGACGAAGCTGCTCCCAAAGCGGATTCGTCACGCAACGTACGTCTTGTACGCCTTCTTCCGCATCGCAGACGAAGTCGTAGACAGCGAAAACGACCTCACGCCCGACGCCCAGCGTCGGCGGTTGGAGACGCTCCGCGACGAGGTACTCGGCCGTCGAGAGACTGACGACCCCGTGCTCCTCGCCTTCCGCGACCTCTGTACGACCTACGACATCCCAGATACAGAGGTCGAAGCGTTCATCGACGCGATGTGCGCCGACATCGAGAAAGACCGGTACGCGACCTACGACGAACTCGAAACGTACATGCGCGGGTCTGCGGCCGCCGTTGGCCGGATGATGACCTGTGTGATGCAACCCGAGGAGCCAGACCGCGCCCTTCCCCACGCAACTCGCCTCGGTGAGGCGTTCCAACTCACCAACTTCCTGCGCGACGTGGGCGAGGACATCGTTGACCGCGACCGCATTTATCTCCCGAAGACCACCCTCGACACCTTCGGCGTGAGCGAGACCCAAATCGAGCGCCGCGAGTTCACGCCAGAGTTCGCAGACGCTATCTCCTCGGAGCTAACTCGCGCAGAGGAACTCTACCGCGAGGGCGTCGCGGGGATTCGCTATTTGCCGGAAGACAGCCAGTTCGCCATCTTGCTCTCTGCGATTCTCTACGCCGACCACCACCGTCTCATCCGCGAACAGGGGATGGACACGCTCACCCAGACGCCGTCGCTCTCTGCTGTGCGAAAGCTCAGACTCATCGCCGAAACTCGGTGGCAGTGGCTGTGGAATTCAGACCCCGAAGCCGTCTTCGAGAAAGTGAGCACGGCAGGAACGACGCAGTCGAGGCCACCCGAACCCACGGGCACGCCAACGCAAGCGCGCTAG
- a CDS encoding glycosyltransferase: protein MQGGLPLSVYGIVVALYLSLKLVGYCRYRPFEQAITTPPVSVIIATYNEDPALMRACLDSILDQPYPVAEVFITDDGSEDKRAWRAINQYAARDSRIVAHRFPENRGKRHAQAYGFARATGDLFVTVDSDSILEPNALAELVKPFADQGVTAVTGYPKILDRERTLLSRLIDMRYWSSFNVDRGAQSVLGITTCCTGVFSAYRADIVREVLTAYVEQKFLGKPCHYGDDRHLTAHALKRGKVVFQSTAQAWTAAPDGFPTYVRQQTRWMRSFWRESLLALAWAPKRSIVLAALMVVELSLPLALLGVGVGTMLYRVFVLGALASLGMYLLAIAVMAYLRNLAYSRRHLGTFLIAPLYGVLFFTVHLPLLLYALVTLRTTHWGTRQVTTADAGRPALIGRIGFSLGLGNLLRQDRANAVLLPVRGAQLHRLQQRIHRRATADSAPTAESGTPREEPTATRHRVVPPDTSLAVQRFRGVAAEADDG from the coding sequence ATGCAGGGAGGACTCCCCCTCAGCGTGTACGGCATCGTCGTCGCGCTGTATCTCAGTTTGAAGCTGGTTGGCTACTGCAGGTACCGGCCCTTCGAACAGGCAATTACGACGCCTCCGGTGAGCGTCATCATCGCGACGTACAACGAAGACCCGGCGCTGATGCGGGCCTGTCTCGACAGCATTCTCGACCAGCCGTATCCCGTGGCCGAGGTGTTCATCACGGACGACGGCAGCGAAGACAAGCGGGCATGGCGCGCAATCAACCAGTACGCGGCGCGCGATTCGCGCATCGTCGCCCACCGATTCCCGGAAAATCGAGGGAAACGCCACGCACAGGCCTACGGCTTCGCGCGGGCGACCGGCGACCTGTTTGTCACCGTTGATTCCGATTCGATTCTCGAACCGAACGCGCTTGCTGAACTGGTCAAACCATTTGCAGACCAAGGCGTGACCGCCGTCACCGGCTATCCGAAAATTCTCGACCGCGAACGCACCCTGCTCTCCCGGCTCATCGACATGCGCTACTGGAGTTCGTTCAACGTAGACCGCGGCGCACAGTCGGTGCTCGGCATCACGACCTGCTGTACCGGCGTGTTCAGCGCATATCGTGCAGACATTGTGCGCGAGGTTCTCACAGCCTACGTCGAACAGAAGTTCCTCGGCAAACCGTGTCACTACGGCGACGACCGCCACTTGACAGCCCACGCCCTCAAACGCGGAAAGGTGGTATTCCAGTCAACCGCCCAAGCGTGGACGGCCGCCCCAGACGGGTTTCCGACGTATGTTCGCCAGCAGACGCGGTGGATGCGGAGCTTCTGGCGCGAATCACTGCTGGCGCTCGCGTGGGCACCGAAACGAAGCATCGTCCTCGCCGCGCTCATGGTCGTGGAGTTGAGCCTGCCGCTCGCCTTGCTCGGCGTCGGCGTCGGGACGATGCTCTATCGCGTGTTCGTCCTCGGCGCGCTCGCAAGCCTCGGGATGTACCTGCTTGCGATTGCAGTGATGGCGTACCTGAGGAATCTCGCCTACAGCCGTCGCCACCTCGGGACGTTCCTCATCGCCCCACTGTACGGCGTGTTGTTCTTCACCGTTCACCTCCCGCTGTTGCTCTACGCGCTCGTGACACTCCGGACGACCCATTGGGGGACGCGGCAGGTCACGACGGCCGACGCTGGACGTCCGGCTTTGATAGGCAGAATTGGGTTCTCGCTTGGCCTCGGAAACCTGCTCAGACAAGACCGGGCGAACGCGGTGCTCCTGCCGGTTCGCGGCGCACAGCTCCACCGTCTTCAGCAACGGATTCACCGTCGCGCAACCGCCGACTCTGCACCGACCGCCGAGTCGGGCACGCCTCGTGAGGAGCCAACCGCCACACGGCACCGCGTCGTTCCGCCGGATACCTCGCTTGCCGTCCAGCGGTTCCGTGGGGTCGCAGCCGAAGCGGACGACGGCTAA
- a CDS encoding phosphoribosylamine--glycine ligase, whose translation MDPKNFLFCSLDAALIGDIAWQVAEEGHDVKYYIETEADREIADGFVEKTDDWEAEIDWADVIIFDDIWVGSEVGTGQLAEELRAQGKAVVGGTQNTDRLEDDRGYAMEILREHDVNTIQHREFSDFDAGIEYIRENPGPYVIKPLGEVQNVKRLLYVGREDDGSDVVDVLRAYKKAWGHRMKGFQLQRRVSGVEIAVCGFFNGNKFVEPINFNFEHKKLFPGNIGPSTGEMGTSMFWTGRNKLFRETLGKLEDWLANEGYVGSIDINCIVNSSGIYPLEFTPRFGYPTIVLQEESFKTETGEFFYKLAHGDDPELQVHNGYQIAVRICVPPFPFDDDKTFDENSRNAAIVFETDDREGIHIEDTKKVNGQWRVAGTSGIAIIATGKGPTMRRAQEKAYGRIENIIIPNLYYRDDIGRRWIEGDGDRLLAWGYLGP comes from the coding sequence ATGGACCCCAAGAACTTCTTGTTCTGTTCGCTCGATGCCGCCCTCATCGGCGATATTGCGTGGCAGGTGGCCGAGGAGGGCCACGACGTAAAGTACTACATCGAAACCGAGGCCGACCGCGAAATCGCGGACGGATTTGTCGAAAAAACCGATGACTGGGAGGCGGAAATCGACTGGGCCGACGTCATCATCTTCGACGACATCTGGGTCGGTTCCGAGGTCGGCACCGGACAACTCGCAGAAGAGTTGCGCGCACAGGGCAAAGCCGTCGTCGGCGGGACACAAAACACAGACCGGTTAGAAGACGACCGCGGCTACGCGATGGAGATACTCAGAGAACACGACGTCAACACCATCCAACACCGCGAGTTTTCCGATTTCGACGCGGGCATCGAGTACATCAGAGAGAATCCTGGCCCGTACGTCATCAAGCCGCTCGGTGAGGTGCAGAACGTCAAACGCTTGCTGTACGTCGGCCGCGAAGACGACGGCAGCGACGTGGTGGACGTGCTTCGCGCCTACAAGAAAGCGTGGGGCCACCGGATGAAGGGCTTTCAGCTCCAACGCCGCGTCTCGGGCGTCGAAATCGCCGTTTGTGGCTTTTTCAACGGCAACAAGTTCGTCGAACCCATCAACTTCAACTTCGAGCACAAGAAGCTGTTCCCGGGCAACATCGGCCCGTCGACCGGCGAGATGGGGACCTCGATGTTCTGGACAGGGCGCAACAAACTGTTCCGCGAAACCCTCGGCAAACTCGAAGACTGGCTCGCAAACGAAGGCTACGTCGGCAGCATCGACATCAACTGCATCGTCAACAGTTCGGGCATTTACCCGCTCGAATTCACGCCACGCTTTGGCTACCCCACGATTGTCCTGCAAGAAGAATCGTTCAAGACGGAGACTGGCGAGTTCTTCTACAAACTCGCACACGGCGACGACCCCGAGTTGCAGGTGCACAACGGCTACCAGATTGCAGTTCGCATCTGCGTGCCGCCGTTCCCCTTTGATGACGACAAGACCTTTGACGAAAACTCGCGCAACGCGGCCATCGTCTTCGAGACCGACGACCGAGAGGGGATCCATATCGAGGACACGAAGAAGGTAAACGGCCAGTGGCGCGTCGCGGGCACGTCAGGAATCGCCATCATCGCCACGGGAAAGGGGCCGACGATGCGTCGGGCACAGGAGAAAGCCTACGGCCGCATCGAGAACATCATCATCCCGAATCTGTACTACCGCGACGACATCGGCCGGCGGTGGATTGAGGGCGACGGCGACCGGCTGCTCGCGTGGGGCTATCTCGGGCCGTAG
- a CDS encoding universal stress protein produces MVRFLVGTNDVTTSEALVSYLEARATDGDTVFAVNSLFGGDDTDDKDVFAGRDAIEYIEESLGDTLTVESHQLVRGNAAAEDIKNFAEENDVDEVVIGIRKRSPTGKVVFGSTAQDILLSSSRPVVSVPLSQ; encoded by the coding sequence ATGGTTCGATTTCTCGTCGGCACGAACGACGTCACCACGAGCGAGGCACTCGTTTCGTACCTCGAAGCGCGCGCAACTGACGGCGACACGGTGTTCGCCGTAAACTCACTGTTTGGCGGCGACGACACGGACGACAAAGACGTGTTCGCCGGCCGTGACGCCATCGAGTACATAGAAGAGTCGTTGGGCGACACGCTGACGGTGGAGTCCCACCAGCTCGTCCGGGGCAACGCAGCCGCAGAGGACATCAAGAATTTCGCCGAAGAAAACGACGTCGACGAGGTCGTCATCGGCATCCGCAAGCGCAGTCCGACGGGGAAGGTCGTGTTCGGCTCGACCGCACAGGACATCCTCCTGAGTTCGAGTCGGCCTGTCGTTTCGGTACCGCTCTCCCAGTAA